The DNA segment ctttctcgtatatatatatatatatatatccaattaGTAATGGAATGATTTAGAACAATTTTAATGTTCACCCCAGCTAGCTATTTGCACCTATTAAATcaaaaatgattttcaatttaatgGAATgcaatatattatatcaaaaattgtggttatatattattttttctattaattgaataaattgagatatttgattcagtttttatataaaataaaatattttaacacatATTTGATACTTTTCACTAAATGGGGTAGTATATATTCTAACAAGTTAGTAAGTAAAAGTAAATCAGtataaaaaatcaatcaataatttttcattcccaatttataattaatgttacaaaataataaGCAATATAATATATCCGAATAGTATTCAATATGAACTTCTTTCCGGTGTGATTGACCGATTGACAAAGAAACAAACACAGACGATTAAATCAGTAAACAATTAAACATGTATccgaaatttattaaaataggaaacaaataattaatgaaacgGAGCAATGGTCGGGGCGGAGGCGTGTTCAACGGCGGCAATTGCTCCGGCGCTAGAGCTCAGAAGCTCGAGCATGGCTCTGTGAGGGTTAGTCCTCTGTTTCTCGCACAACTCAGGCAAGAACACACCTTCACCGGCGGCCAAGTTGAAGAATAGGTCAACGATGTTGGGGCAGCCCTGGTAACACTCCGGCGAGCAGAGTTTAGCGGTGAACTGGGATTCCATCAAGGAATCAGACGAGATCCCAACGTATTTGCGCTCGACTCCACAAGCCGAGATGCAAGAATCGGTCTCAATGTGCTCGGCCATAGTCGAGACCACGACCGCAGATGAGCGGCACTGGTAATCGAGTTGCCCGTCTTTGGTCTCGAAATTCTCCAATAAACATCTCTTACCGGAGGATGAAACCGCGAATGCGCATACATTTACGGGTAATTCCTCGCAAATGAGTTCACCTATAATGTAAATTAATatgaatgattatttaaaaacaattgatTGTTTATTTT comes from the Impatiens glandulifera unplaced genomic scaffold, dImpGla2.1, whole genome shotgun sequence genome and includes:
- the LOC124917698 gene encoding uncharacterized protein LOC124917698, giving the protein MASSSTRLSFLMFISCSIFFHGVLGELICEELPVNVCAFAVSSSGKRCLLENFETKDGQLDYQCRSSAVVVSTMAEHIETDSCISACGVERKYVGISSDSLMESQFTAKLCSPECYQGCPNIVDLFFNLAAGEGVFLPELCEKQRTNPHRAMLELLSSSAGAIAAVEHASAPTIAPFH